In Planococcus shixiaomingii, the DNA window GGGCGAAACAAAGGGAAACGAAGCAAATGTATCAGCATGTATTAAAGGTCGTTAACCAGAAAAACGGCTTGAAGGCATTGCAGGGAAGCAGGGGGTGAACGTGTGGACAAACTGATGAAAGAGCTGCGGTCGAACCTGTTGGGAAATCCGGATGTCTCCATTATAAAAGACGCGCTTTGGCAGCTGCCGATTGTTTCCTACGAAGTGTCCTTCGAACGGGTGAAGCGATTCAAGATGGATATCTTGATGAAAATGCTGCTCCTTTCTTTTCAGGAAACGGAGATCCGCCGAGCTGCCACGTTAGCAGAAATGCTGTTGGTGGAAGAGCTGTTTATCCGTGATTTGATCGACAAAATGGAGCGGGGCCGTTTGATTGGACTTGAAAAGAATGGCTATAAGCTGACGGCCAAAGGATATGAACACTTGGAAAAAGGCATTTTTGAAGAAGGCATGGAAGAGGAGCAAATCGTTCTTTTTTACAGTGCAATGCATGACAAGTACCTCTTATCAGCTGGTGATGCGAGCACGGCAGACGAAGGAAAACTTTCACTTTACCGCTATGCAGCGGAAGGAACAGTGGATTGGGATCGTATGCTCGAGCTCCTTTCGAAACAGGAATGGGGTTCGGAAGAAAATTTTCAAATCATCGTCACGGACATTGCGGATTGCGAAGAAAGCGGCACCGTGTACGTTCCTTGTATCGAATTCCAGTTATATGATAAGAAGCAGGACATTTTTTATTCCCGCGTGTGGAATGGGCTGACGGACAGCTGGGACGAAACGCTGGAGAAAAGGATCGAAGAGCAGGAAGTCGTGGCTTGGCGTGAAGCAATGGCAGAAACCGCTTCGCATTGAATGGCGGCTACCAAAACATGATTTCTATTCAGAAATGAAGGGAGGACAGCCCTGGCATGGAAACTGTATCAGCTTCAGAAAAACAGGAATCTATCCAGTCTCTCCAATCAACAATCAGTAAATTGGAGAAGGCTTTGGCTCAGATGACGCAGAAAGGTTCGAATACAACCTTGGTACAGAAGCGGCTTCGAGCACTTTACACCGGATTAGCAATGCTGGAAAATGCTTGGAATGAAAAGCCTTATTCTTATACCTCTGAAGATTTGACAGAAGTGCACACTGTTCTTATGGGGTTATTGCCATCCATTGAGGAGATGTATGCAAAATCAAAGGCAGGCAGTTCTCAACGGACGCTTTTAGAAAGACGGATAAAAGCATTGGAACTCGCTGTTCAGGCGATTGAGGATTGCTTAAATAAATAACTGTCATATTAAGGACGGATATTAGTTAGAGAAAGCCCTTCGGAATCCAGTGATTTCGAAAGGCTTTTTTTATTTTGATGTGCCGAAAAAATAATATATTGCATACATCAGAATAGTGTGATAAATTAAACAAAATCATTTATGAAGTCTGAACTTCAAAAATGTTAAAAAAGATGTCTAAACTTTAAGAGGCGGTCTAATGAACTTAAAAGAGTTGATCGATACGCATTACAATGAATTGTCAAAAACGCAGAAAAAAGTAGCGGCCCATGTGCTGGATCACCCAAGGCAAGTGGCGCTGAAGTCGGCACAGGAGTTGGGTGCGGAAATCAGTGTCAGCGAAACGACAGTAATCCGTTTTTGTTATAGCCTGAATCTGGCAGGCTACACCGAACTGCAAAAAGTGATTCGCGAGCAATTGCTGAACCAGGAAAGCAGCTTAACCTCTTATCGGCAGTCGAAAGTGGAATTGCAGCAGAAGCCGCATTTTATGATGCACGTAATGGAACAGGACCAAAATATGATTGCGGAGACGATGAAGGGGATTTCTGAAAAGGATTACGACGCAGCAATTGAGCGGTTGTCAGCAGCGAAAAAAGTTTATATTCTCGGCCTGCGTTCGTCATTTGCGGCAGCCAGTTGGCTGTCTTACGCCATCGGATTAGCAAGGCCGAACGTCAAGCTGATCCGGCCAGAATCCGAAGACGTGATTCAAACGGTAAGCGAGATGGACGACAGCACCGTAGTGATTGTCATTTCGTTTCACCGTTATTTGCGGGAAACGATTCAAATTGCCGAGTTGGCGAAGAAGCAGCAAAGTTTTGTCATTGGCATTACCGACTCGCATCTTGCCCCCATCCGTTCGGCGGCAGATGTGCTGTTTCCGATTTACTCGCCGAACAAATCGACGCTGGATGCAACGGCGTCTTTGTTTTCCTTTATGAACGCCATCGTCGCAGGTTTAATTGTAAAAGAAAAAGAGACGTTCGAAAAAAGACAAGAACGCTACCGGGCATTGGACAGCGATTTTTTATTTACTGAAGGGGCGAAGCAACCATGAAAGCAGTTGTTGAAGAAATAAAACCGTTAGTTGAAAAAGTTTTCGCGCATTTGCATAGCCATCCGGAAATCAGTTGGCAGGAAGTAGAGACCACCACCTATTTAAAAGAACTGTTGGAAGCGGAAGGAATTCAGGTGGAGACGTTTGATGATTCCACCGGGCTTGTGGCTGTTGTAGGCGACGGGGAACCTTGCGTGGGGCTGCGCACGGATATAGACGCACTTTGGCAGGAAGTGGACGGGGAGTATAAAGCGAACCACTCCTGCGGCCATGATGCTCACATGACACTGGCTGTCGGGACGTTATTGGTATTGAAAAAACTCGGAATCCCGAAAAAAGGGCGATTGAAAGTCATCTTCCAGCCTGCAGAAGAAAAAGGGACAGGGGCGTTATCGTTTGTGGAAAAAGGAATCGTCGATGACATCGATTATTTGTACGGCGTCCATTTGCGGCCCAATCAGGAAGTTGCGGACGGATATGCCACTCCCGCCATCATGCACGGCTCGGCAAAAATGCTGAGCGGCAAAATCATCGGAACAGACGCTCACGGTGCTCGACCGCACGAGGGGCAGAACGCCATCGAAGTGATGGCGCTATTGGTTCAGGCCATTCATTCGATCCATGTTGACCCGATGGTGCCGCATACCGCCAAATTGACGATGTTCCAAGCAGGCGGGGAATCCGCCAACATCATTCCGGGAACCGCAACTTTCAGCATTGATGTCCGCGCACAAACGAATAAAGTGATGGACAAACTGTTTCAGCAAGTAACAAAAGCGATTGAATCGGTTGCAAATCTTTCTGGAGTCCAGATCCCGATTGAAATCAAAGCGGAAATCGCCGCCGCTGAAGTGGACGATACGGCAGTAGAATTGATGGCACGAGCCATTGAAGAAACACTCGGCAAAGAATTTCTGGTGCCGCCGGTCGTAACTCCTGGAGGGGAAGACTTCCATTTCTACACCTTGAAGCGGCCGTCAGTGAAAGCATCGATGCTCGGTTTGGGATGCGGACTCGCACCAGGCCTTCATCACCCGAAAATGACATTCAACCAGGAAAGCCTGATCAACGGCATTGAAATTCTGGCGCGGACGGTTCAGCACACATTTGAACAGCTCGATCAAAGGAAGTGATAACAGTGGAAAAACAAGTGACCATCCGACGGCTTGAGACGAACGACGATATGCGGCTGATCCAAATTCTTGAACGGGAAGTTTGGAATATGGACCCGATTCCAACCCATCAGACATTTACCGCTTCCAAAAACGGCGGCATACTGGTCGGTGCTTTTAATGAAGACAAATTGATTGGCTATTGTTACGGGTTTGCCGGGTTTAATGCCGGAAAAGCTTATTTGTGTTCTCATATGATGGGCATTCACCCGGACTTTCAATCCGCTGGAATCGGACGTGTTTTGAAAGAAGAGCAGCGCAAAATCGCTCAGGACATCGGCTATGATTTGATTCAATGGACGTTCGATCCGCTTGAGAGCCGCAATGCTTATTTGAACACCTCAAAGCTTAAAGGAATCTGCAGCACATATATCGAGAATTGCTATGGGGATATGGATGACGGATTGAATCGGGGGCTGCCGACAGATCGGCTCCAAATCGAATGGTGGATTTCAAGCGAGCATGTCACTAAAGGATGGAAGCCGGAGCAATTTCGCTTTGAAGCGCCTTTTAGTACATTGACTTCGGACCTTGGCCATCCGGTACTTGAAGTGAAGGGGGAGGAGCTCGAAAGAGAGGCGGAAGCTTTTGAAATCCCAGTGCCTAAGCAATTTCAGGCCATCAAAAAAGAACAGCCGGAGCTGGCAATGGACTGGCGCTTGAAAATACGCGCCATCTTCCAACAGTTATTTGCAGAAGGATACGCGCTTGCCGGTGTTCGGAAAACGGAAGAAGCGGTTCAGTACTATCAATTTATCCCGCGCCAAAGGATTCAACTACAACAAGCGGAAAGAGGAGAAACCTGATGAGAATTACTGAAGTGAATGTCCGTAAGATGAAAATGATGATGAAAAGCCCTTTTACGACCAGTTTCGGCACGTTCCAGGAGAAAGAGTTTCTGTTGGTGGAAGTAAAAGATGAACATGGCAATTCGGGATGGGGGGAATCGGTGGCGTTTCATTCGCCGTGGTACAGCGAAGAAACCGTTGAAACGAACTTACATATCATACGCGACTTCCTGGTGCCGATTGTCTTGGACAATGACATTGAACACCCGGATGAAGTAAATGAACTTTTCTCGCATTTGCGGAAAAATAACATGGCCAAGTCAGCGGTCGAAGGCGCGATATGGGATGTCTACGCAAAACGAAAAGGCATACCACTAGCCCAAGCACTCGGCGGAACGGCAGAGAAAATCGAAGTCGGAATCAGCATCGGCATCAATGAAAACATGCAGGAATTGATCCAGACGGTAGGCGGCTTTGTGAAGGAAGGCTACAAGCGCATCAAAGTGAAAATCAAACCGGGCTTTGATGTCAATGTCATGCGCGAGCTGCGCCAGCAATTCCCGGATGTTCCGATGATGGCCGATGCCAATTCAGCGTATCGCCTCGAGGACTTGGACGTATTGAAGCAACTGGATCAATTTGGCTTGACGATGATCGAGCAGCCGCTTGCATCGGATGATATCATCGACCATGCCAAACTTCAGCCCCACTTGAAGACGCCGATTTGCCTCGATGAAAGCATTCATTCATTAGAGGATGCGAGAAAAGCGGTCGAACTTGGCAGCACCAAAATAATCAACATCAAAATCGGCCGCGTTGGCGGATTGACAGAAGCGAAGAAAATCCACGACTACTGTCTGGAGCAGAAGATTCCGGTATGGTGCGGAGGCATGCTCGAATCCGGAATCGGCCGTGCCCATAACGTCGCCTTGACGACGCTTTCCAATTTTGTCTTGCCGGGTGACACGGCGGGCTCTTCCCGTTATTGGGATGAAGACATCATCGTTCCGGAAGTGACGGTGCAAGATGGCTACATTACAGTGCCAAAAGAAGCGGGCATCGGTTATGCCGTCAATCCCGAGGCATTGGATCGAATCACAATCGATAAATGGCAATTTGTGAAACACCAAGAGCCGGCTTGATAACAATAAAATAAAGAGGGAAATAGGGGGAAAGAAGATGAAGAGTTTACAGATTGGTGCTGCGTTCATTGGCGTTATTGTCGGAGCTGGATTTGCGTCCGGCCAGGAAGTGTTGCAATTCTTTACGAGTTTCGGGGCATGGGGGATTTTCGGATCTCTTGTTGCAACGGCATTGTTCGCATTCCTCGGCATGAATTTGACTCAGTTGGGCAGCCGTCTTCAGACACAGTCCCACCAGGATGTCATCTATCACATCTGCGGGAAATTTCTAGGAACCGCGGTCGACTTTGTCATCACTTTCTTCCTTTTTGGCGTAACGGTCGTAATGTTTTCAGGTGCCGGAGCGATTTTTGAACAGCAATTCGGCATCCCGAGCCTGGTCGGCAATTTGCTGATGGCCGTTCTCGTTATTGCATCTGTCTTGTTGAAAGTCGAAAAAGTCATTTCCCTTATCAGTATGTTCACGCCTTTCCTTCTTTTAGCCGTCATTGTCCTTGCAGTTTATTCGCTGGCGAATTTTGATTTTGCTGCGGCCGATTTTGAAGCGGCTGCTGAAAGTCAATCAGCACCGCACTGGCTGCTTGGTGCATGTTTGTATGTTTCCTATAACATTGCCGCTGGTGCAGCAATGATGACTGTCATGGGCGGTTCGGTCAAAGATGAAAAAGTAGCAGGGCGGGGCGGTTTGATTGGCGGACTTGGCCTCGGGCTGTTGATTCTTTTGATCAACGTTTCGATGATGACGCAATTGAAAGAAATTGCGGCTGTTCCGATGCCGACACTGGTTATCGCGAATAATATCAGTCCCGTAATGGGATGGATCATGTCCATTATTCTAATCGGGATGATTTACAATACGGCAGTCGGCATGCTATATGCCTTCACAGCACCTCTTGTGAAACCGGATACGGTGAAATTCAAACTGTCCGCCGGCATTTTCGGAGCGGTGGCATTTGCTTCAAGTTTTGTCGGATTCGTCACATTGGTCGGTACAGTCTACCCATTGATGGGGTACTTAGGTTTTGTCTTGATTGGTGCAATTGTTTTCGCTTGGTTCCGGACGAAGAAAGTGAAGCGCGAAAGCAAGGTGCTCAGCTACTAGAACCAGATTGGCTGGCCTTCAATGCAAATATGCTTCTCGCTGGAAATGAAAAATATGAAAAGGGTCATCTTAAGGCAATTGTCTTACGGATGGCTCTTTTTTTATTTGCTCTACTCGGTGTGAGAAAGTCTGTGTGTAGCTTGAATCTTCAGCTTTACCAAGACTTCTATTTGCAAAGGTGAATCCTATGATCACTCAAGCCTGGTTTATGATCACTTAAGAGCATTTTATGATCACTTGAGCCCAGTTTATGATCAATCGAAAGCATTTTATGATCACTCAAGTCCAAGTTATGATCACTTAGCAAAAATAGTGAAAGGAAGCAGCAGTGACTGGCATTAAAAGTGAGTCGTTTAGACTTTTTCAGCTAAAATAATAGAATATTCAAAATTTACATTTCTTCCAGCACATTCTATTATTGAATAGGACAGATAAAAATGGGAAGGGTGAATGCGGTGAAGAAAACCATTATCGTAGACGACATATCCTCGATCAAGCACAACCATTTTACACTTTTAAGTAATAAGAGAATAATCAAAGACCATCCGTTTATCATTAAAAAAGCGCCGGACGGCAGCAGTTATCATTTTGATAAAGAGGATTTGGAAAAAATGAGCAAGTACGAGAAAGATCTTGCACCGCATGAAGAAACAGACCCGCTTAGCAAAAGAGAATATATCTTGAAAATGAAAAAGGAATTTTATCATCTTATCCGTTCGGGGGAAATGGATACCATTTTATCCCGCTTGTATGAACTGGAAGATCGAACTGTTCAGCTGAAGTGGGCTGGGCCGATTGAATATAAATTTAAAGTTTAATCGCATTTCAAGACATCCAAACAAAAGGCTTTCATAAATTCAACCCAAGAAAAAGGCATGCCCAATGATAAATTGAGCGCCTTTTGACCATAAAGAGAAGTGCCTTTTTAAACTCACTTCTCTTTGCCAAAAAGGAACCTTTTTGTTTTTAAACCGTCTAGTATAGAGTGCCTTGGATGGTCTTTTATTTTTTATGAAAAGTTCCATGCCCGTGCTTTCAAACGTTATCAAAAATTTACTATATGTAATAAATGGCTAAACAGGGATGAAAGTTATAAAACCGGGTTGCCTGAAAAATCAATATAAACTTTAAACTGTCATTTCTTGTAGTATTTTAGTAAAATAGAGATTGTGATTATTTAAAAGAACCGTTTGCTTGAGGTAGTCTGGCTTCAAGCTTTTTTAATTCAATGTCCTTAAAGTTCCCGAGAAGTTTAAATATGAGAAGGTGCAACATGGAAAAAAATGAAACTGTGAATAAGAAACCTTATAACAAATATGTGCCTATTTTTATATTGGCTGTAGTCATGATGTGGATGAAGACGTATTTGATTCAGAAAACCCAATTTAAATTGAATGTCGACGGACCTCTTCAGGAGTTCCTGCTGTTCCTCAATCCACTGGGATCAGCGTTATTGCTTTTGAGCTTGTCGCTCTTTTTTAAAGGAACACGAAAATACATATCACTCCTAGTAATCTACATTGGGATGTCTGTTTTCCTATACGCGAATGCCGTTTATTACAGGTTTTTCAGTGATTTCCTTACCTTGCCGACTTTGTTCCAAACACAGAATTTCGGCGATTTAGGCGGCAGTGTGGCTACGCTAATACAGCCAACCGACCTGTTTTTCTTTGTGGACGTTTTAGTAGTGGGGTATCTCGTGTTTTCAAAAAGAGTCAAAAAAGAGTCCCGCAACATCAGAACCAAAGCAGTCATTCCAGTCATCACGATGGCGCTGGCCATTTCGTTCTTTAACCTGGCGTTAGCTGAAGGAGACCGCCCGCAATTATTGACCCGCGGGTTTGACAGAAACTACATCGTCAAATATTTGGGAATGTACAATTACGCCCTATATGACACGGTCGAAACGTTGAAGTCCTCTTCGCAGCGAGTGCTCGCTGACAGCGACGAAGTTACAGAAGTGTTGAACTATACAAAATCCAATCATGCGGCTCCGAATGAAGAATATTTCGGTAAAGCTGAAGGGATGAATGTTGTTTACCTGCATCTGGAATCGATCCAGACGTTTTTGATGAATTATGAATTGAACGGAGAAGAAGTGACGCCGTTTTTAAATTCATTGACTGAAGAGAAAAATACGATGTATTTCGATAATTTCTTCCATCAAACCGCTCAAGGCAAAACAGCGGATGCGGAATTCATGCTGGATAATTCGCTGTTCGGTTTGTCAAAAGGTTCGGCGTTTATCACTAAAGGCGACAATACGTACCAGTCAGCTCCGGCTATATTAAAAGATAAAGGCTACACATCAGCCGTGTTCCACGGCAACAATGGAACATTCTGGAACCGTTCTGAAATTTATAAGTCTTTCGGCTATGACCATTTCTTTGATATTGAATCTTATACCGGCCTGACAGAAAAAGATATGGCGGAATATGGCGTGATGGATAAGCCGTTCTATGACCAGTCGGCGGATCTCTTACAGACGCTGCCGGAACCTTTTTATACGAAGTTTATCCCAGTGACGCATCACTTCCCTTATAATATGGATCAGGACTTGGCGACAATCGAAAAAGGCACGACTGGCGATCCGAGTGTCGATAATTATTTCCAGACGGCCCGCTATGCCGATGAAGCGCTCGAGCAGTTTTTTGCGGAGCTGGAACAATCCGGTTTAGCCGATAACACCATGATTGTGATGTACGGCGACCATTACGGAATTTCAAGCAACCACAATAAGGCGATGGAACAAGTGCTTTCAAAAGAAATCACACCGGTTGAAAATGCCAAGCTGCAGCGAGTTCCGCTGTTCATCCACGTACCGGGCATGGAAGGCGGCATCAACCATACGTATGGCGGCCAGATCGATCTTTTGCCGACTGTCATGCATTTGCTTGGAGTTGAAACTCAGGATAATATCCAACTTGGTACGGACCTATTATCTGAAGAACATGAAGAATTGGTGACCTTCCGAAACGGCGATTACGTCAGTCCGGAAATTTACTCACTCGGAGATGCTTTCTATAATGCTGAAACGGGCTTACCGATTGAAGAGGACCAGCTTGAGCAAGCAAAAGACTTACAGGGTCAAGGAAATTACGAATTGTATCTGTCGGACCAAGTAGTCAATGGCGACTTGCTGAGGTTCTATACTCCAGAGGGATTCAAGCCAATCACCCCCGCTGATTACAACTACCAAAACAATCCAACTTTAGAAGTTGAAGAAG includes these proteins:
- a CDS encoding LTA synthase family protein; this translates as MEKNETVNKKPYNKYVPIFILAVVMMWMKTYLIQKTQFKLNVDGPLQEFLLFLNPLGSALLLLSLSLFFKGTRKYISLLVIYIGMSVFLYANAVYYRFFSDFLTLPTLFQTQNFGDLGGSVATLIQPTDLFFFVDVLVVGYLVFSKRVKKESRNIRTKAVIPVITMALAISFFNLALAEGDRPQLLTRGFDRNYIVKYLGMYNYALYDTVETLKSSSQRVLADSDEVTEVLNYTKSNHAAPNEEYFGKAEGMNVVYLHLESIQTFLMNYELNGEEVTPFLNSLTEEKNTMYFDNFFHQTAQGKTADAEFMLDNSLFGLSKGSAFITKGDNTYQSAPAILKDKGYTSAVFHGNNGTFWNRSEIYKSFGYDHFFDIESYTGLTEKDMAEYGVMDKPFYDQSADLLQTLPEPFYTKFIPVTHHFPYNMDQDLATIEKGTTGDPSVDNYFQTARYADEALEQFFAELEQSGLADNTMIVMYGDHYGISSNHNKAMEQVLSKEITPVENAKLQRVPLFIHVPGMEGGINHTYGGQIDLLPTVMHLLGVETQDNIQLGTDLLSEEHEELVTFRNGDYVSPEIYSLGDAFYNAETGLPIEEDQLEQAKDLQGQGNYELYLSDQVVNGDLLRFYTPEGFKPITPADYNYQNNPTLEVEEVEEVDEIKEIKKIDEIKEVEERKEAKEIE
- the menC gene encoding o-succinylbenzoate synthase; its protein translation is MRITEVNVRKMKMMMKSPFTTSFGTFQEKEFLLVEVKDEHGNSGWGESVAFHSPWYSEETVETNLHIIRDFLVPIVLDNDIEHPDEVNELFSHLRKNNMAKSAVEGAIWDVYAKRKGIPLAQALGGTAEKIEVGISIGINENMQELIQTVGGFVKEGYKRIKVKIKPGFDVNVMRELRQQFPDVPMMADANSAYRLEDLDVLKQLDQFGLTMIEQPLASDDIIDHAKLQPHLKTPICLDESIHSLEDARKAVELGSTKIINIKIGRVGGLTEAKKIHDYCLEQKIPVWCGGMLESGIGRAHNVALTTLSNFVLPGDTAGSSRYWDEDIIVPEVTVQDGYITVPKEAGIGYAVNPEALDRITIDKWQFVKHQEPA
- a CDS encoding GNAT family N-acetyltransferase — translated: MEKQVTIRRLETNDDMRLIQILEREVWNMDPIPTHQTFTASKNGGILVGAFNEDKLIGYCYGFAGFNAGKAYLCSHMMGIHPDFQSAGIGRVLKEEQRKIAQDIGYDLIQWTFDPLESRNAYLNTSKLKGICSTYIENCYGDMDDGLNRGLPTDRLQIEWWISSEHVTKGWKPEQFRFEAPFSTLTSDLGHPVLEVKGEELEREAEAFEIPVPKQFQAIKKEQPELAMDWRLKIRAIFQQLFAEGYALAGVRKTEEAVQYYQFIPRQRIQLQQAERGET
- a CDS encoding M20 peptidase aminoacylase family protein, producing the protein MKAVVEEIKPLVEKVFAHLHSHPEISWQEVETTTYLKELLEAEGIQVETFDDSTGLVAVVGDGEPCVGLRTDIDALWQEVDGEYKANHSCGHDAHMTLAVGTLLVLKKLGIPKKGRLKVIFQPAEEKGTGALSFVEKGIVDDIDYLYGVHLRPNQEVADGYATPAIMHGSAKMLSGKIIGTDAHGARPHEGQNAIEVMALLVQAIHSIHVDPMVPHTAKLTMFQAGGESANIIPGTATFSIDVRAQTNKVMDKLFQQVTKAIESVANLSGVQIPIEIKAEIAAAEVDDTAVELMARAIEETLGKEFLVPPVVTPGGEDFHFYTLKRPSVKASMLGLGCGLAPGLHHPKMTFNQESLINGIEILARTVQHTFEQLDQRK
- a CDS encoding MurR/RpiR family transcriptional regulator, giving the protein MNLKELIDTHYNELSKTQKKVAAHVLDHPRQVALKSAQELGAEISVSETTVIRFCYSLNLAGYTELQKVIREQLLNQESSLTSYRQSKVELQQKPHFMMHVMEQDQNMIAETMKGISEKDYDAAIERLSAAKKVYILGLRSSFAAASWLSYAIGLARPNVKLIRPESEDVIQTVSEMDDSTVVIVISFHRYLRETIQIAELAKKQQSFVIGITDSHLAPIRSAADVLFPIYSPNKSTLDATASLFSFMNAIVAGLIVKEKETFEKRQERYRALDSDFLFTEGAKQP
- a CDS encoding YkvI family membrane protein, yielding MKSLQIGAAFIGVIVGAGFASGQEVLQFFTSFGAWGIFGSLVATALFAFLGMNLTQLGSRLQTQSHQDVIYHICGKFLGTAVDFVITFFLFGVTVVMFSGAGAIFEQQFGIPSLVGNLLMAVLVIASVLLKVEKVISLISMFTPFLLLAVIVLAVYSLANFDFAAADFEAAAESQSAPHWLLGACLYVSYNIAAGAAMMTVMGGSVKDEKVAGRGGLIGGLGLGLLILLINVSMMTQLKEIAAVPMPTLVIANNISPVMGWIMSIILIGMIYNTAVGMLYAFTAPLVKPDTVKFKLSAGIFGAVAFASSFVGFVTLVGTVYPLMGYLGFVLIGAIVFAWFRTKKVKRESKVLSY